Proteins co-encoded in one Acipenser ruthenus chromosome 3, fAciRut3.2 maternal haplotype, whole genome shotgun sequence genomic window:
- the LOC117394331 gene encoding somatomedin-B and thrombospondin type-1 domain-containing protein-like, with product MSGLDVKGGCLVLLAALLWLSNLAEGGCSAKCCKGRDPTCSSTDWRMDRVFGTCFCDETCKLIGDCCYGYTQECPAQSCTVSEWSPWSGCALQCKPTYRVRIRSIEREPKNGGDPCPALEEKAGCLEYINYQGQYCAHTHGPAFITTLEYNKERRKRDLSTESDAAGYCMEFKLESLSQQCTMETRPYARWMQYLREGYTVCVICQPPAMNRDSHSCQGDGTDFDRNKILHWQAVGNSRCRGTWKKVQRVEQCSCPVVHSFVFT from the exons ATGAGTGGACTGGACGTTAAGGGAGGCTGTTTGGTGCTGCTGGCTGCTCTCCTGTGGCTGTCCAATCTGGCTGAAGGAGGGTGCTCTGCAAAGTGCTGTAAAGGCAGAGACCCGACCTGCAGTAGCACAGACTGGAGGATGGACCGGGTCTTTGGGACCTGCTTCTGTGACGAAACCTGCAAACTCATAGGGGATTGCTGCTATGGTTACACACAAGAGTGTCCAG CCCAGTCCTGCACAGTTAGCGAGTGGAGTCCCTGGAGTGGCTGTGCCCTGCAATGCAAACCTACCTACCGGGTCCGCATACGAAGCATTGAGAGAGAGCCCAAGAATGGAGGGGATCCTTGTCCAGCCCTGGAGGAAAAAGCTGGCTGCCTGGAATACATCAACTACCAAGGGCAGTACTGTGCACATACACATG GGCCTGCTTTTATTACAACCTTGGAATACaataaagaaagaagaaaacGAGATCTGTCCACCGAATCAGATGCTGCTGG GTATTGTATGGAATTTAAGCTGGAATCCCTTTCCCAGCAGTGCACCATGGAGACCCGGCCCTACGCGCGATGGATGCAGTATCTACGAGAGggctatacagtatgtgtaatttGTCAACCACCAGCTATGAACAGGGACAGCCACAGCTGCCAAGGAGATGGCACAGACTTTGATAG AAATAAAATCCTTCACTGGCAAGCGGTTGGCAACTCTCGATGCAGGGGAACATGGAAGAAAGTCCAAAGAGTGGAGCAGTGCTCTTGCCCAGTTGtacatagttttgtttttacttga
- the terf1 gene encoding telomeric repeat-binding factor 1 isoform X1, whose protein sequence is MEIEKGTQEKEEFVAFKEVASVARDWVVDFMFRSLCYYFTNDQYKDFAHTRDVLQAIGLDSSLKSDQNKKFQACLFLSRIVEGKNLDCQFEEDDKITPLESALSLWSLMENKPEGRKEGLYEEIRMLIFVQAVAVSMEKGQYKKASQVLDRLSEKHAMQESLKMKLSLIVTKKDTYHQFLMAFSFDALLKKVKIFIDSFLKDHPSDFLLKAATKVVMVCNENGIETQQSKESEECRTPPLESQKPESNEETQQSTLPKATDENGPKRKLFSMQEANPWKPRSTRKAVANISYQLKRKQSSLPVVSNDRESKICQREPRRKQPWLWEEDMELKVGVKQFGEGHWSKILQHYNFKGRTSVMLKDRWRTMKKLDLVIAESE, encoded by the exons ATGGAGATTGAAAAAGGCACTCAGGAGAAAGAGGAGTTTGTGGCTTTTAAAGAAGTAGCAAGTGTTGCCAGGGACTGGGTGGTGGATTTTATGTTTCGATCTCTTTGTTATTACTTCACAAACGACCAATACAAGGATTTTGCACACACGAGGGACGTCTTGCAAG ctataggATTAGATTCCAGCCTCAAGTCTGATCAAAATAAGAAGTTTCAAGCATGTCTCTTTCTGTCACGAATTGTGGAAGGGAAAAATTtgg ATTGCCAGTTTGAAGAAGATGACAAAATTACACCATTAGAGTCTGCATTGTCTCTCTGGAGTTTAATGGAAAATAAACCAGAGGGCAGAAAAGAGGGTCTATATGAAGAAATCAGAATGCTGATATTTGTTCAG gctGTAGCAGTTTCAATGGAAAAAGGCCAGTATAAAAAAGCTTCCCAGGTCCTTGACAGGCTTTCTGAAAAACATGCAATGCAAGAG TCCTTAAAAATGAAGCTATCCCTCATTGTTACCAAGAAGGACACGTATCATCAGTTTCTCATGGCTTTCAGTTTTGACGCCTTGCTAAAGAAAGTCAAGATATTTATAGATTCTTTTTTAAAAGATCACCCTTCAGACTTCCTCCTAAAG GCAGCAACAAAAGTGGTGATGGTCTGTAATGAAAATGGAATAGAAACGCAGCAGTCCAAAGAGAGTGAGGAATGTAGAACCCCACCGCTGGAGAGCCAAAAACCTGAAAG CAACGAAGAAACACAACAGTCTACATTGCCAAAAGCCACGGATGAAAAtgg GCCTAAAAGAAAACTCTTTTCAATGCAGGAAGCTAATCCCTGGAAACCCAGAAGTACAAGAAAAGCAGTTGCCAATATTTCATATCAATTAAAAC GTAAGCAGTCATCATTGCCAGTGGTCTCAAATGACAGAGAATCCAAGATATGTCAAAGAGAACCAAGAAGAAAACAG CCATGGTTATGGGAAGAAGACATGGAGCTGAAAGTGGGAGTGAAGCAGTTTGGGGAAGGACACTGGAGTAAGATTCTGCAGCATTACAACTTTAAGGGTCGTACTAGTGTCATGCTTAAGGATAGGTGGAGAACAATGAAGAAGCTGGACTTGGTCATTGCTGAAAGTGAATGA
- the terf1 gene encoding telomeric repeat-binding factor 1 isoform X2, translating into MEIEKGTQEKEEFVAFKEVASVARDWVVDFMFRSLCYYFTNDQYKDFAHTRDVLQDCQFEEDDKITPLESALSLWSLMENKPEGRKEGLYEEIRMLIFVQAVAVSMEKGQYKKASQVLDRLSEKHAMQESLKMKLSLIVTKKDTYHQFLMAFSFDALLKKVKIFIDSFLKDHPSDFLLKAATKVVMVCNENGIETQQSKESEECRTPPLESQKPESNEETQQSTLPKATDENGPKRKLFSMQEANPWKPRSTRKAVANISYQLKRKQSSLPVVSNDRESKICQREPRRKQPWLWEEDMELKVGVKQFGEGHWSKILQHYNFKGRTSVMLKDRWRTMKKLDLVIAESE; encoded by the exons ATGGAGATTGAAAAAGGCACTCAGGAGAAAGAGGAGTTTGTGGCTTTTAAAGAAGTAGCAAGTGTTGCCAGGGACTGGGTGGTGGATTTTATGTTTCGATCTCTTTGTTATTACTTCACAAACGACCAATACAAGGATTTTGCACACACGAGGGACGTCTTGCAAG ATTGCCAGTTTGAAGAAGATGACAAAATTACACCATTAGAGTCTGCATTGTCTCTCTGGAGTTTAATGGAAAATAAACCAGAGGGCAGAAAAGAGGGTCTATATGAAGAAATCAGAATGCTGATATTTGTTCAG gctGTAGCAGTTTCAATGGAAAAAGGCCAGTATAAAAAAGCTTCCCAGGTCCTTGACAGGCTTTCTGAAAAACATGCAATGCAAGAG TCCTTAAAAATGAAGCTATCCCTCATTGTTACCAAGAAGGACACGTATCATCAGTTTCTCATGGCTTTCAGTTTTGACGCCTTGCTAAAGAAAGTCAAGATATTTATAGATTCTTTTTTAAAAGATCACCCTTCAGACTTCCTCCTAAAG GCAGCAACAAAAGTGGTGATGGTCTGTAATGAAAATGGAATAGAAACGCAGCAGTCCAAAGAGAGTGAGGAATGTAGAACCCCACCGCTGGAGAGCCAAAAACCTGAAAG CAACGAAGAAACACAACAGTCTACATTGCCAAAAGCCACGGATGAAAAtgg GCCTAAAAGAAAACTCTTTTCAATGCAGGAAGCTAATCCCTGGAAACCCAGAAGTACAAGAAAAGCAGTTGCCAATATTTCATATCAATTAAAAC GTAAGCAGTCATCATTGCCAGTGGTCTCAAATGACAGAGAATCCAAGATATGTCAAAGAGAACCAAGAAGAAAACAG CCATGGTTATGGGAAGAAGACATGGAGCTGAAAGTGGGAGTGAAGCAGTTTGGGGAAGGACACTGGAGTAAGATTCTGCAGCATTACAACTTTAAGGGTCGTACTAGTGTCATGCTTAAGGATAGGTGGAGAACAATGAAGAAGCTGGACTTGGTCATTGCTGAAAGTGAATGA